A segment of the Candidatus Rokuibacteriota bacterium genome:
CCGGAAGAAGGACGAGGCCAACGACGAGCGCGAGTTCATCACGCAGACGAAGATGTGGTCGAACTGGAACAAGTGGATGTACATGGACACGTCCCTCGAGGAGGTGACCCAGTACACGCGGCGGTATCCGGACCGCTTCGCCGGGCTCGCCGGATACAACCCGTTCAGGATCAAGGAGAGCCTCGCCGAGATCGAGCTGGCGGTGAAGGAGCACGGCTTCAAGGGGGTCTACATCCACATCTACGGCTTCGACATCCCGCTCCACGACCGGAAGATGTACCCGCTCTACGCGAAGTGCGTCGAGCTGGACGTGCCGGTGTCGTTGCAGGTAGGGCACGTGCTGGAATCCATGCCGAGCGAGCACGCCCGGCCGATCTACCTGGACCGGATCGCCTGCGACTTCCCCGAGCTCAAGCTGATCGGGGCCCACACCGGCTGGCCCTGGGTCGAGGAGCTGCTCTCGGTCTGCTACAAGTGGGACAACGTCTGGTTCGGCGTGGACGCGTGGATGCCGAAATACCTCAAGCCGGAGATCGTCCAGTTCATCGGCAGCCGCATGG
Coding sequences within it:
- a CDS encoding amidohydrolase; this encodes RKKDEANDEREFITQTKMWSNWNKWMYMDTSLEEVTQYTRRYPDRFAGLAGYNPFRIKESLAEIELAVKEHGFKGVYIHIYGFDIPLHDRKMYPLYAKCVELDVPVSLQVGHVLESMPSEHARPIYLDRIACDFPELKLIGAHTGWPWVEELLSVCYKWDNVWFGVDAWMPKYLKPEIVQFIGSRMGQDRCLWGTNGLPWKESLEQVEQLGLKAEAKRKLLRDNAVQLFKL